The sequence TTgaacattctattaaaaaaaaatgtcagggtggggaggggcgttGGTACCTGAATGGCTTGggtaatcatctgcctttggctcaggtcctgatctcagggtctctggcTCAAGCcgcacgttgggctccctgttcttcagggagtctgcctctccctctctctctgcttctcagcccactcatgctcgctctctcttaaataaataaagtctttaaagaagaaaagaaaaatgtcagaagATGACATGAAAGGAAAGTTGTCCCATGAGGGAAATGCTACAGCTGAACGGGGAGCAGAAGGTATTTCGAATACTCCTTCAGCTCTGCGTTCTCGCCGTTTTAGCCATGAAGGCGTGGAGGCTGAGGCGAAGAATAAAGCTTCCCTGAAACCAGAGGAGACTCTAACCACGACAAAAATGGAGTCTTGACTATTCACTTGTTAGAATGGAAATAACCAGAATATTTGGGGTCACAGAAAGTAGTCTAAGCAAAATAGAATCTTCTGCCTTTTGGGAGACTGAGATCCTGAAAGAGCCATTGATAGGACTGGAATTCAAAGCAGCAGTTTAAAATTATGTAgtaatgcaggggcacctgggtggctccgtcggtgaagcgtccgactcttggtttcagctgaggtcatcatctcaggtcatgagatcgagctcccagtcgggctctgcactcagggggcagtctgcttctctctcaccctctccttttgcccctccccccaaaatgactaaataaatctttttaaaaatataaaattagataGTCTAACGTATTCTCGTTTGGAAAGCTCTGAGGGGAGCTTTGGAAAGTCCTGAGGGGTGCAGAACAGCACAGATCACTTGATCTCTTCTAtgtacagatgtctgaatatgCACAGTTGGAGGTTTATACATGCATAGAAAAAGAACTGGAAAGGTATGCCTGGAAAGGTCTACATTTGGGGAAGAGAATAGAAATTGAAGAGGAAAGGGGGATTTTTGTGCatttactttttatgtttctATCTTTAAACTTGCGCACATGTGTAATTAAGAAAACCTTATCAACAGGGAAGACAGCAATTTGAGGTCTCTGGGAAGTGTGTAGTGGTTAAGGTGTAGGTTCTGGATTAAGACTGTCAGGGTTTGAATCCCGTCTGCTCTCCACTGGCTGTACACTCTTACACAGGTTATTTAACTTCTATGCCTCCTTTTCCTGCCGTGGAAAACAGGAATAACAGTACTTATGTCATGTAGCTGTCAGGAGGATGAACTAAGGAATGCAGGGGAGAGCGTTCTGGATCACGACCCGACACAGTAAACATTCAGCATCTGTTAGTCGTTATAAATTAGAAGAGTCAGACAACTTCCAGCTTTAATCAGTTCTTGGTGCAAACATCTCATTTAAAACGTTTTTAgcaataggagcacctgggtggctcagtgggttaaagcctctgccttcagctcaggtcataatcccaaggtcctaggatcgagcccagcgcagagagcctgcttcctcctctctctctgactgcctctctgcctacttgggatctctgtctgccaaataaataaataaaatccttaaaaaaaataatgtttttagcaATGGCCTTAGTAATCACGGTACATTTTCTCCAAGTTCCCCTGTGGTTGTTAATGGTGTTGTCATATTCTTAGCCCACTGGTAACCTCAAAAGGAAGAGTAACAAACACAAATGGAATTACCTTGTTTCGTGTAGAGTGCCacacattctgtttgaggaattCTCTTGACTTTGCTTCTCTGACCATGTAACCTTATATACCTATTATTAGTCAACTAAAGAGATGGGAATAATgaggtttttctctcttccttaggAAGACTATGATCGTCTGAGGCCTTTATCTTACCCAATGACTGATGTCTTCCTTATATGCTTCTCTGTGGTAAATCCAGCCTCATTTCAAAATGTGAAAGAGGAGTGGGTACCAGAACTTAAGGAATATGCACCAAATGTACCCTTCTTATTAATAGGAACTCAGGTATGTCTGCTTTGATTTTACTATTTAAGACTATTTTACTATTTAAGACTATTTAAGAATAGTTTCTTTGGCCTCTCTTGTGGTGTCGCTTTGAGACAAATAGTCCTAAGGTTTAGCAGACGATATGCATGTTTAATCTCAGTTGTAAGTTATAATAAATTctaattacagaaaaataagaatttggaaAAGCAATGCCCAAGTAAAGCAATCATACCAGTTGGCTTTCAAAGTGAAGTTCATCTGTTTGATCTTTTTTGGGTATGTGGGATTAAATGGGACTACACGCTTTATCTTTAAAGACTTGTAACATTATGGGACATATTGACCTTTCTTGATTAGATTGATCTCCGAGATGACCCCAAAACTTTAGCAAGACTGAATGACATGAAAGAAAAACCCATTTGTGTGGAACAAGGACAGAAACTAGCAAAAGAGGTAACAGAACCTTTACAGAATGTAAAAATAAGTGTAAAAGCAGCTTGGGTGATAAttgaaactaacatttattgtatACCGGGCTGTATAAGTGCTgctacatgcattatctcatttaatccttgcaccTTCTTGGGTGGGTctgtgacaaatggaggggttggcGACGTCAGATAATTTGTCAGGTCCCATACGTAATAAATGGTAGAGCTGGGTTGCAGGGAAGGCCTGACCACAGAGTCCAGGCACTCACACCTGCACGACACTGCCAACAGTATTTTCCTCGTAAGTTATCTGTAGAAAGAGGCATCAAAGAAAGcccatttaaatcttttaaacatttatacTGTGCCAGAGCAGACTCTGTCTTCGGTGAAGACCCACAGAGTAGGTGGTGGAAGGGCATATAGGATGAGTTTaaatttgtagttaaaaaatGATGGCTAGGCTTGAAAAGAAATGTGTTGCATTTTCTTCCAGTCCTTTtatgaaagacagaaaatattagCATTCTGGAAAATATACCACTGTGATGTGCCTAAAACTTGTAACTTCTGTTCACCTTCACCCTGAAGCTAGGCTTACTTTTCTCTTTGGCCCTAACATTATTGGATTCAATTTTTTTCGATATGACTTTAATAGGACTTCTGTGGAAACAGAATCTAATAAGgtcttttaaaatgtactatCAGGAGGCAGAAGAAAGCGAGAAAACTTTTTGGAGGACAGTTTTTcctaaaacaaaagacaaatagcTTCGCTGACACATTGCTTTAGAAATTCTGTGTATTTAATTTCATAATCCCTGGGAGAGAAGGAATTTCTAAAATGTCATAGAGTAAAACTGGTAAATGAAAATATTGGTGATTTAACTACTTAAAAATTTGATACATCAAATGCCAGAGATAAAATTTAAAGTCATAAAACAAACGTGACACATATGGCTGAAAAATGGGTTAATATACTTAGTATACAGGAGTTCCTTACATATAAATTAATCAGAAAAAGACATCTATGCCCCAGTAGAAAAATGGGCTATACCATCAGTGgaaaatttatcaaaaaatataGAGTGCCATTGAATATAGGAAATCTATTCATAGTCCTTAGTAGTCAAATGTAAGTGCAATTTCTGCCTataaaattggcaaaaaaaaaaaaaaaagagagagagagaaattaattaTAATAGCAACTGTTCCAGGGTGCAGGACACTCTCTTGTATTATTGGTCATTGATAGCCAATATGCAGAAGCCTAAAATCGTGCACACTTTTGATCAGGCAATTCCATATGTaggaatttatcttaaaaaaaaactattacagATGTGCTTAAAGAGATGGTTATGAAGTTGCTGCTgtttataactgaaaatttaaaaagcccatGCATCTATTAAAAATTTATACTAATAGCTATTGTGATGTTTATATTATGTagtttaagggggaaaaaatggttgCAAAACACTAGGATCCCACCTGAAGGCCTGTTGGCAGCATTTGGGGCAGTGGGTTTCTTCTTCAAATACTTTTACCTGGCTCCCTTGCTTGCCCTCTCCTGGGGTTTGCCCCCGGCAGTGGCCTTTCCTCCATGTCTCCAGTCCCTGTCTCTGCATGCTGGATGCCCAGGGATCAGCACGCGGCTTCTGGAACATCTCTTCTTCTGCACCCACCCTTCCTAGGCCCAGGTGAGCTGCTGTCAGTCTTGTGGTTTGAAAAGTCTGCCAAGGAAGATTGCCAAGTTCCCATCTCCAGCCTGACCGTTTCCCTAAACTCCAGACTCGGTTATCCAGCTGTTCACCCAACAAATCCATCTGGGTGGCTAAGCATCTAAAAATTAACATGTCCAAAACAGAATTCCTAATTTTATCCTCTGTGCCCGTCCTCCCGGTTACTCGGCTCAAAAAACCTTGAGGGTCACACTCGACTTCGCTCTCGCTCTCCTCCTGTGTGGGCAGCCAGGCAGCCAAAGCTCTTGTCCTGCCTTCAGAATCCATCCAGCGTCCACAGGCCCCTCATCATCCACTCCTCGAACAGTCTGGTCAGGCCCCTTTGTCTCCAGCCCGGATTACCGGAACAGCTCTGACTCACATTTCTGCTTCTGTCTGTGACCCATGTCCACCTGTTCTCAACACAGCAGCCGGAGTGAGTCAAAAATACAAGCTCAATCAGGTCACTGCTCTGCTCACAATCTTCCAGTGGCTCCCCAGCTAGTCACAGAGGCCTACAGACCCCGGCTGTGTCCGCCCTCACTGACTATAGTCTAGGCACATGGCCTTCTTGCTGCATCCCCAGATCTCGGACCTCGGGGTCTTTGTacttttgcccctccctctgcctggagtgtTCTTCTTATGGAACACTATTTTCTCACTCCttccaggtctctgctcaggtgtcaccttctcagtgaggcttTGCCTGATCTTGTCCCACTCCCTATCCACCTTCCTTCCCCAGTTGTCTCCAGACCACATTTTCCCTTCTGATATTCAAACTCCAGTAGCTCCTGGTGGTCCTTCTCCCTCTAAAATGTAAGCTTCATGAGTCTGGGAGACTTACTTTGTTCCTTGCTGTATGCTTTCATTTGGCAAATAAGATGCGCAGTGAATTTCCAGT comes from Neovison vison isolate M4711 chromosome 8, ASM_NN_V1, whole genome shotgun sequence and encodes:
- the RHOQ gene encoding rho-related GTP-binding protein RhoQ isoform X2 encodes the protein MAHGPGALMLKCVVVGDGAVGKTCLLMSYANDAFPEEYVPTVFDHYAVSVTVGGKQYLLGLYDTAGQEDYDRLRPLSYPMTDVFLICFSVVNPASFQNVKEEWVPELKEYAPNVPFLLIGTQIDLRDDPKTLARLNDMKEKPICVEQGQKLAKEWPFLHVSSPCLCMLDAQGSARGFWNISSSAPTLPRPR